TCCAAGTAAGATTGGTGACTGCGCGGTCAATTCCTTCATTTTTTTGCGAGGTGCGATAATATACCGATCCTTCTTCATAATGAAACCCATTATTTTTAAAGAAAGGAACAGTGACTTTGCTGGTGCCAAAATCAATCACGTTTTTTCCTTCCCATTCTATTTTTATCGTTTGCGAAAAATAAAAGGAGTAAAAAGTGAGAAGAAGTACGAGGGTCAAAATGCGTTTCATTAGCTGTAAAATTTGCGAATTACAAATTAAACGAAAAATAATAAATTATAATATGGAACAATAAAATTAATTTGTTAACGTTTTCCAAAAAAATCTAATTAGAAATTTGATTTATAAGATAATTTCTTTTTTCTTTGTACTTTGATAAATTCTTTATTGACTATGAATAAACTAAAGTTGTTTACATTAATAGCGTTAAGTTCAACACTCTTTTTGGCGAGTTGCGGGAGCGGTGGCAATACCAAAAAAGGTGGTGGTACGAAACGTTTTACAAGTAAAACAGGTTGGAAGCCCAACGATCAGAAAGGTTGGTTCTTTACCGGAAAACAACAAAAACAGAAAGGTTGGCCAGGAATGGTCTATGTGGAAGGCGGAACATTTACCATGGGATTGGTGAAAGATGATGTGATGCACGACTGGAACAATACCCCGAAAAGAATGCAGGTGAGCTCCTTTTTTCTTGGTGAAACCGAAATTACGAACTATGAATACCGTGAATATGTAACTTGGTTGAAATATGTTTTTCCTCCATCTGATCCCAGTTTCAAGGAAATCTATACAGGTGCTTTGCCTGATACATTAGTGTGGAACAACAAACTTTCACGAAACGATTTTGCGGAGACCTATTTCCGTTCTCCTGAATTTGATTATTATCCTGTGGTTGGAGTTTCTTGGTTACAAGCATCCCGCTATTGTGAGTGGTTGACTGACAGAGCTACCGAAAAAACATTGATGGAACAAGGCGTTATTTCGAAAGATTTATATACCAATGATTCCAATAATCAAGGAGCAGGAGCCTTTAACTTAGATAAGTATAAAGGAAATGATCCTGAAATGGAAGCGTATATCAACAAACAGCGTTTACAGCAAAAAACTGGTATTAAAACCAGTAACGAAAGAATTCTTGCAGCAAATAGAAATGCCAATTCCGGTGTTGTCGAAAAGTTCCGTTTGCCAACGGAGGTAGAGTGGGAATTTGCAGCTTTGGGAATGCAAAAAGAAAGAGAGTATAATCTGTATACCAGCAAACAGCCCGAAATTGAAAAACTTAAAGGGAAAAAAGGAAGAAACCGTGGGATGTATTTGGAAAACTTCAAACAGGGAAGAGGTGACTACTCCGGTGTTGCAGGTTGGAAAAATGACGGATCACCAACTACTTCTGACGTTAAACAATATCCATCAAACAACTTAGGTATTTTTGGAATGTTCGGAAACGTGTCTGAGTGGACAGCAGATGTTTACAGGCCAATCATTGACGAGGAAGCAAGTGACTTCAACTACTTTAGAGGAAATGTTACCAGAGAAGTGGTCAAAAATGCTGATGGTACTTTCAAAAAAGTTGATCAAGTAAAGTATGATACTTTAGCAGATGGCCGATTGGTGTACAAAGGTTTACCTGGTCAATATGAAAGAGAAGTGATCGCAGATAACAAGAATTACAGAGATGGTGACTTCCAGTCTTCACTTGATGCCGGTTATGGTAGAGCAGAGGACAGCTCAACTTTGGGTTATAACATGTATAATTCTAAGAGAAAACATTTCTTTGTTGATGACAGAGGTCGTGTAATCATTGAAAAAGATAAACAAGCAAGAACCACCAGAATTTCTAATGAAGTTCGTGTAATTAAAGGAGGATCTTGGTTAGATGCCGCTTATTGGCTAGATCCGGGTCAAAGAAGATTCCGTGATGAATCAAAAGCGTATGGCTGGGTTGGTTTCCGTGTGGCACAAGATGCTAAATCGAACGGAAAAGGCAGAACCAAACGATAAAATTAATTATAAATATTTCCATAATCCTTCTGTAATTGCAGAAGGATTTTTTATTTTTGACCTATGAATGCAGCCTCTTTTTATCCGCTATTTTTACAATGTGAAAAAGTGACCATCGACAGCCGTAAAATCGAGAAGAATGATATATTCTTTGCATTTTCCGGGGAAACTTTTAACGCCGCAACTTTCGCGGAAGATGCCATTAGAAAAGGCGCGATCGCAGTGATCGTGGAGCAAAAGCAGTTTGAAAATGTAGAGAAAAATATTTTCTATGTTTCTTCGACTCTTGATTTTTTACAGGAACTTGCGACCTTTCACCGTGACAAATTAAACATTCCAATTATTGCCTTAACAGGAAGTAATGGTAAAACCACGACCAAAGAAATTATTCATGCGGTTTTATCTCAGAAATATAAAGTTCAATATACTTACGGTAATCTGAACAATCATATTGGTGTACCTTTGACCTTGCTTTCAATCCGCGATGATCACGAAATGGCTGTCGTAGAAATGGGAGCCAATCATCAAAAGGAAATTGAAATGTTGTGTGATATAGCAAAACCAAATTTCGGATATATCACCAATTTCGGAAAAGCACACCTGGAAGGTTTTGGTGGAGTGGAAGGAGTGATCAAAGGCAAATCAGAGCTTTATGATTATCTGAAAAATCACGGACAAACCATTTTGGTAAATGAGAATGATCCAATTCAGGTTGAAAAAACGGTGAATTATTCACCAAAAATTACTTTTGGATCCACATCTTCCAATTATCAGTTTGACGAGTTTTCGGAGGCTAATTTAGTTGGTTTAATATTTAACGGACAAAAAGCGCTTTCAAATCTTACAGGAAATTACAACTTTACCAATCTTTGCGCTGCTGCGAGTTTAGGTTTTCACTTCAATTTAAATTTCAACGAAATTAAGTCGGCTATCGAAAATTATATGCCAACCAATATGCGTTCACAAGTCTTAAAAAAAGACGGAAAAACTTTTGTTCTGGATACTTATAATGCGAACCCAAGTTCGATGGCAGAATCTTTAAAAAATTTCAGCACTTTTAAAGGAACAAAAACGATCGTCATTGGTGATATGTTAGAACTAGGAGAGGAATCTGAAAAGGAACATAATTCCATCTTGGAATTGGCAAAAAGTCTGAATTTTGATGAAGTGATCACCGTTGGTCAACATTTTCGCACGAGTAATAAAGAAGAAAAAGCTTTTATAAATGCTAAAGAGCTTTCAGAATATTTGAAAACCCATCAATTAAAGTCGGAGAATATTTTGCTTAAAGGTTCTCGCGGCATTGCTTTGGAGCAGATTTTAGAATTTATTCACTAGTTTAAACTCCAGTAGTCATTTAGAATTAATTTAATATTTTGAAAAGTCATCGGTAAAACTTCCTGAGTGATTTCGCTTTCATTTTTCCAGGAAACTTCAGATATTCCTTCTTCAACTTGGGGAACAGGAGTTGAATTTCCGATATAGTTTACTTTAAACCAATACGTTGTTTTTAGAATTTTTTCTCCGTTACGTTCGGTATAAATATGAAAAGTGGTGTTTAAAAACTCTTCCAGAATTAGTTCGCTAAGGCCTGTTTCTTCCTCAATCTCCCGCAATGCGGCTTGTTCCAAGGATTCCCCTTTTTCGATCTTACCTTTCGCCAAATCCCATTTTCCTAAACGTCGGATAAAAAGTAAATCTCCATTTTGATTCTTAACAACGCCACCAGCGGCTTCCACTACTTTAAACATGTGCGTAAAGTCTTCCCAAATTTCATCAAGATTCTCCCCATAAACATTGATGGAGGGGCACGATGTATTCTCCAAAAGATCCACCGCGATTTCTAAAGTTGCAAAACCTTCAAACCTTAACTTCTTTTCAATATCTTCCGGATATTTACTAAGCGTTAATTTTTTTTCATTCACAAAAACTTTATACATTTGTAACGTTTTAATTAATACAAAAATATAAAAATGAATTTAGAAGGACGAAAAATTATCGTTAATAAATCGGCAAAAGAATTGGTAGAAATGCTGAAGTCGCCAGAAGGATACCGCGAACTGATGCCGGATTCTCTTCAAAGTTTTGAAGTGCGTGATCAAGGCTTCAAATTCAGTCTCAAAGGAATGCCGGAAATTGCTTTAACCATTGATGAAATCAGTGAAGAAAAAGTGGTTCTGAAATCGGCAAGTTCCAGTTTAGATTTCGCATTAAACGGGATGATGAATAAAATTAGCGATACTCAAACTGAAGTTCAACTTTTGTTTGATGGAAAATTTAATCCTTTTATCAAGATGATGGTCGAAAAACCGTTGCAGAATTTTATCAATGCACTGACCGATAATATTGAGAAGATCTAATTAATCTGTTATATTCAAAAAGCCCTGAATGAAAAATTCAGGGCTTTTTTGTTAATGAGTATAGCTTGCGAAAGCTTCTTCCAAGTTGGCATATTTACCTTTAAAATCGTCGATGTTGGCATCTTGAATAATATTTCCTTCATGAATCAAAATAACGCGGGAACAAAGTGCTTCTACTTCCTGCATAATATGGGTGGACAGAATTACGGTCTTCTCCTTGCCGATTTCTTTGATCACGTTACGGATTTCTATAATTTGATTAGGATCTAATCCATTGGTTGGCTCATCCAGAATCAATAAATCTGGCGAATGTAAGATGGCCTGTGCCAAGCCTACACGCTGTTTGTACCCTTTTGAAAGTTGTCCGATTTTTTTAGCTTTCTCCGGCGTAATTCCGACGAGCTCAATTACTTCCTCAATTCGATCTTTCGAAATACGGTGGAGATCTGCAACGAAATTTAAATATTCTTTTACATACATTTCGTTGTAAAGAGGATTATTTTCAGGTAGAAAACCCATGTTCTTTTTGGTTGCAATTTCGTCTTCGCAAATGTCTTTGCCATCGAAAATAATCTGTCCTTCATCGATTTTGAGCGCACCGACTATGGATTTCATCAGCGTGGATTTTCCGGCACCATTTGGACCTAATAAGCCGATGATTTCGCTTTTGTTGATTTCGATGTTGATCGTGTTCAAAGCGGTCTGATCTCCAAATTTTTTGGTAAGATTAATTATCTGTAGTGACATTGATTAGTGTTTGTAAAAGGCAAATTTAGCAAATAAGAAAGGAACTATCATAAAAAAATGAATCCAAAAAAATTCCAAAAAAAAGAGCGAGAAATATTGTCGCTCTTTTCAATAATCGCAAAAGTATTGAACATGAGACTGAGTCATGATGATTACGTTGTTCTATTAAATATGGTTCCAAATTGGTTTTTAAGTGTGATTTGGATTCCTCAATATATTTTCCTTAATAATATTCAACAGCTCTCGTGCTATTTATATTCGTTAAATTTCATATGTTTCAGAAATTTCTCTAATGGTAAGAGAGAAATTATAGATGTTCTAGCGCATTTGTAAAAAATGAAAATCCCGAATACAAGAAATATTCGGGATTTTTTATAAATAATTAATCTGTTTCTTACATTCCCGGCCAAACGCCTTCGTACTGTCCACCACCGTACGTAATTTTCTCTGCACTAACGACAAAACTGATCAACATACTGTTGCTGTCGATTGCATCAAATTCTACTTCATGTTGGATCACATAACCATTTTCCCAGTTTAGTTTGATCAACGTGCCTTCTTCATGAGATTTGTTGAAGGTAACTTCACCCACGGTAGGTTTGTATTTACCATTCAATAACGATTCGATGATGTCTGATTTATCAGTCGCTTCAATCGTTATTTTGATTAACGCATTTGAGGGATCTGAAGCTACTCTACCGGAAACATCCGTAGAACGTGCTACGCTGTAATTTAGTTTTAAAACTTTTGAGTCTTCGCCGTTGTTGAATTTTAAGACGGCTCTGGAATTGTTCGCTGCCATGATTTCTAAATTTTAAGGTTAAATGTTTATAATGTTATTTTAATTTCTTTATCCAACTCAATAATATGAGAATTAAGAATAAGGTACTTAAAAAGGTCTTTCTATTTCTTTTAAGTCAAAGATAAAATGCTTTTTTGATAGGAAAATCATCATTTTTAGAAAGTTTAAAATTTGTAGTAATTCTACTACTTTTTGATTTTGAGAGATTTTTTTTCTTCCCAGCGTGTTTTTCTTTATTTTAAAGGAATAGCAACGACTTCTTACTGTAAATCTGAGAAAATACAGATGCTTTTTTTAAATACTAAGGCTTAAAAACTTTTATGTATATCCGTTTTTAATCATACTCCTGTGATGCTTGCTATCACAAGTCTATCGAACAGTTTATCTTCAAAATATCTCCGATTTAACTTATAAACAAACTCATTTAGATAAAGTTGAAGGTTTTTGCGTTTTATTTTGTGGTAATTTCCTAATAAATTCCTTTTCGCATTACTGATAAATATGTGAACCCAACGCAAAGTATCTTTTGTAGTTTCTTTCGAAGATTTTTCTGAAATATGAATTTCTACAAGTTGTGATATATCAACATATGACGTGCTTTGATCTGTAAAAACTATGCTGGATTCTGCCAAAGATTCTTTAATAGTCTCATTAATTCCCTCTGCTGTATGATCTTCTAATACTATTGCTTTAAAATATCTACAAGATTTCGATGTCTCTCCTGTTTCTATATTTTCTAATGGCGTAGATTCCGCCATCACTGCAACATTTTGCTTTCCAACTGCTCCTCTTCCACGAATCCCTTTCTCTTGTTCCAGTTCTCTAGATTCAACTGTAAAATACCCTTCATCCATTTCAATCATGCCCTCTAAAGTGTATCTTTCATCTCGTTTTCCCATCGCTTTTCTCAATTTGTGCATCATAGCCCAAACTGGCTCATAGCGCTTCAAACCTAATTGCCTTTGCATTTCTTTAGCAGAAAATCCTTTTTTTGTTGCACTCATCAAAAACATCGCTTTATACCAAACTAGAAAGGACAAATTGGAATTTTCCATGATGGTTCCACTTCGTAATGTAGTTCGCTTTCTACAAGATTTACACTCGTAACTTAATCTGCTTTTAATCCAAAAAAAATCAGTTTTTCCGCACTTGCAGGAAACGCCAATTTTGTCACGTTCTGCTTTAAAATGAGATATACAATCCTCTTCACTGCTAAACTCTACGCCAAAACTAAAAATATTCATCTCAATGATTTAATTATCAAACAAATATACGAAATTATGTGGAGTTACGGACATACATAAAAACTTTTTATATTGTCGTAGTTTTACTACACGCGAACTGTTTATTTTAAACTAAATTTGTGTAGTAACTTGGTTGATTTTAACTAGTTTTAAATATTATTACTTCTCAAATAGGGTAATTAAATAATTCAACATCTAGAAATCTCCAACAAATCACTTAATCACAAACACCTACGATATGGAAAAGAATGGCAACTCTGAAGCAATATTCTTCAAACCTCAGAAATTCACGCCGGAAAATAATGCCGATGGAATTAAAGAAAACCATCACGCTGGCATTAACCGACTGGTAAAATTATCGGTGGTGATTGATGGACAGATCATCAAACATTATAAGCATTTCAAACTTTCTCAAAGTGCTAGAGGGCACCATAGTTTTGAACTCACCTTAGCGCACGATGCTTTGGGCGAAAGACAAAACCATCAGCTGGAGCAGGCGAATCAATTTTTGGGAAACCGACTGACGGTAAAAATCATGCACAAAGATATTGAGAACAGCCCGGAACGCGTATTTGTAGGAGTCATTACGGGGGTTGGATTTAGTCAGCAAGGCCATACTTTAGGAAATGTTGTTTTAAAAGGCTTCAGTCCGACCATTTTACTCGATGCTGCACCTCATACCCAAAGTTTTGGTGGCGATGCTCCCGTAAATATGGGAATTATTGCAGATCGGGTCATCAAACAGGGCATTGGAAGTGGATATGATGTGCGAGTAGATGGCAAAGCTTCTTCTCAAATATTATATAGCGCTCAATATGAAGAAACGCATTATAATTATCTGGCACGAATGGCAGAAGCTTATGGCGAACAGTTTTTCTATGATGGTGAAGTTTTACATTTTGGAAATATGCCACCGCAGAACAAAGCCATTGAATTGATTTACGGCAGCAATGTCTCAGATATTAATGTGGAATTAAAAGCCGTTCATATAAAACCGAGTTTCTATGGATACAACAGCAGTTCTCATGCGAAATTAACTTCCGGAGAAACGCTCATTAAACATAAAAGTGATCTTGCGAAAACATCCTATGAAAAAAACAAGGGAATCTTTAAAACCCCTTCTCTACAGGTAGCTCCCATCAAAGCAAACACCGATATGGACGTGGTGAATTCTCAAACGAGTGCAGCGGGAAGTAAAGCCGTAGAAGTCTTCACTGTTTCCGGTGGAACAACGGTTCCTTTTCTTTATCCGGGTTGTGTCGCAGATTTAAAAATGCGTAAGACCGATTCTAACCAAACCAGTTACTTCACAAGAGTCATGATGACCGAAGTGACGCACGAAATCGACACGCTCGGTCATTACACCGGAACTTTTGAAGCCATTGCTGCAGATACGGGTTACATGCCGAGACCAAATTTTACGACTCCAATCGCACAACCACAAGTAGCAACCGTCATCTCCAACGCTGATCCCTCAGGACAAGGACGCGTAACCGTTCGCTTCGACTGGCAAATGCATGACACAACGAATTTTATTAGAATGATGTCGCCCGATGCAGGTGGAACCGATCAAGTTTCTCAGAATCGTGGTTATGTTGCCATCCCTGAAGTTGGTGATCAGGTGATGATAGGTTTTGTACACAATCATCCGGATCGACCTTTTGTGATGGGTGGAATGTTTCATGGACAGGTTGGCTTGGGCGGTGGAGCGGATAACCGTGTAAAATCCATTCAAACCAGAAGCGGACATCGAATAGTTTTTACAGAAGATGAAAGCATTATTATCACCGATAAATCTGGAAATGAAATTCATTTAGATACGACAGGAAGCAATATTAATATTACGGCGCCCGAAACGATGACGCTAAATTGCAAGAATATGAATATTAATGTGGGAGAAAATATGACGGCTTTCGTAGGAAATAATCAGAGTACAACAGTTGGTCAAAATCAAACTAATTCTGTAGGTATGAATCAAACAGAAAGCGTGGGAATGATGAAAAATCTTTCAGTTGGTGCTAGTTTTATGACCAATGTTGTAGGTAATTTAATGGAATTTGTGAAAGGAAATAGGGAATCTAAAGCGAAAGAAGTAAAAGAGCAATCAAAGATGCGACAGATTATATCACAGGAAAACAACGACATCCACTCCAAAAAAACGTTCAATAATAATAGTGGTGAAAACTCTAAAATACATTAGGAAATGTCTATAATAAGAATAACGGAAGGAGAGTACAGAACAGAGATTGAAGGAGGTTGGACTGTATTTACAGATGAATTTGAAGCGTATGCAGGTACTGTCAGTCATTTTACTGCAGAAAGAGAAACGATGTTTGGAATACCTGATAAGGCACCTAAATTCATAGATAACGCCTACATTCCAGCAGTTTTGATTAATGAAGGAAGTGATATATTATATGATATAAAAAATAAAGACAATCATTATTGGAACCTAAGCGTATTATTGGAAGAGAATTTCAGAAAGCCTATAGTAAAACAGCTAAAATTTAAAACGCCCGATCCAATTATCCCAGTTCGTTTCAATATTGTAAAGGGAAATAATCTCGCCAATGATAAAGATGGTGGACATATAACAGCAAAAGTTTACAATAGCAAAGGAAATAAAATTGAAACACAAGTTTTTAAAGATTTAAATTACGGCGGTCATTTTGATTTCAGTTGGGATAAAACAAAAGATATTTTTCAAATCCAATTCTTCGCTGATGACAATGATGATTTTTTTAATGGGGGATTTGAAAATGTTCTTTGTGGAATTTTCGAAATCTATAAATCAGATTGTCAAGTTTGTGGCGAATGGGAAATAA
This DNA window, taken from Kaistella carnis, encodes the following:
- the gldJ gene encoding gliding motility lipoprotein GldJ, which translates into the protein MNKLKLFTLIALSSTLFLASCGSGGNTKKGGGTKRFTSKTGWKPNDQKGWFFTGKQQKQKGWPGMVYVEGGTFTMGLVKDDVMHDWNNTPKRMQVSSFFLGETEITNYEYREYVTWLKYVFPPSDPSFKEIYTGALPDTLVWNNKLSRNDFAETYFRSPEFDYYPVVGVSWLQASRYCEWLTDRATEKTLMEQGVISKDLYTNDSNNQGAGAFNLDKYKGNDPEMEAYINKQRLQQKTGIKTSNERILAANRNANSGVVEKFRLPTEVEWEFAALGMQKEREYNLYTSKQPEIEKLKGKKGRNRGMYLENFKQGRGDYSGVAGWKNDGSPTTSDVKQYPSNNLGIFGMFGNVSEWTADVYRPIIDEEASDFNYFRGNVTREVVKNADGTFKKVDQVKYDTLADGRLVYKGLPGQYEREVIADNKNYRDGDFQSSLDAGYGRAEDSSTLGYNMYNSKRKHFFVDDRGRVIIEKDKQARTTRISNEVRVIKGGSWLDAAYWLDPGQRRFRDESKAYGWVGFRVAQDAKSNGKGRTKR
- a CDS encoding UDP-N-acetylmuramoyl-tripeptide--D-alanyl-D-alanine ligase, translated to MNAASFYPLFLQCEKVTIDSRKIEKNDIFFAFSGETFNAATFAEDAIRKGAIAVIVEQKQFENVEKNIFYVSSTLDFLQELATFHRDKLNIPIIALTGSNGKTTTKEIIHAVLSQKYKVQYTYGNLNNHIGVPLTLLSIRDDHEMAVVEMGANHQKEIEMLCDIAKPNFGYITNFGKAHLEGFGGVEGVIKGKSELYDYLKNHGQTILVNENDPIQVEKTVNYSPKITFGSTSSNYQFDEFSEANLVGLIFNGQKALSNLTGNYNFTNLCAAASLGFHFNLNFNEIKSAIENYMPTNMRSQVLKKDGKTFVLDTYNANPSSMAESLKNFSTFKGTKTIVIGDMLELGEESEKEHNSILELAKSLNFDEVITVGQHFRTSNKEEKAFINAKELSEYLKTHQLKSENILLKGSRGIALEQILEFIH
- a CDS encoding NUDIX hydrolase; translated protein: MYKVFVNEKKLTLSKYPEDIEKKLRFEGFATLEIAVDLLENTSCPSINVYGENLDEIWEDFTHMFKVVEAAGGVVKNQNGDLLFIRRLGKWDLAKGKIEKGESLEQAALREIEEETGLSELILEEFLNTTFHIYTERNGEKILKTTYWFKVNYIGNSTPVPQVEEGISEVSWKNESEITQEVLPMTFQNIKLILNDYWSLN
- a CDS encoding SRPBCC family protein — its product is MNLEGRKIIVNKSAKELVEMLKSPEGYRELMPDSLQSFEVRDQGFKFSLKGMPEIALTIDEISEEKVVLKSASSSLDFALNGMMNKISDTQTEVQLLFDGKFNPFIKMMVEKPLQNFINALTDNIEKI
- a CDS encoding ABC transporter ATP-binding protein, with the protein product MSLQIINLTKKFGDQTALNTINIEINKSEIIGLLGPNGAGKSTLMKSIVGALKIDEGQIIFDGKDICEDEIATKKNMGFLPENNPLYNEMYVKEYLNFVADLHRISKDRIEEVIELVGITPEKAKKIGQLSKGYKQRVGLAQAILHSPDLLILDEPTNGLDPNQIIEIRNVIKEIGKEKTVILSTHIMQEVEALCSRVILIHEGNIIQDANIDDFKGKYANLEEAFASYTH
- the tssD gene encoding type VI secretion system tube protein TssD produces the protein MAANNSRAVLKFNNGEDSKVLKLNYSVARSTDVSGRVASDPSNALIKITIEATDKSDIIESLLNGKYKPTVGEVTFNKSHEEGTLIKLNWENGYVIQHEVEFDAIDSNSMLISFVVSAEKITYGGGQYEGVWPGM
- a CDS encoding IS1595 family transposase, which gives rise to MNIFSFGVEFSSEEDCISHFKAERDKIGVSCKCGKTDFFWIKSRLSYECKSCRKRTTLRSGTIMENSNLSFLVWYKAMFLMSATKKGFSAKEMQRQLGLKRYEPVWAMMHKLRKAMGKRDERYTLEGMIEMDEGYFTVESRELEQEKGIRGRGAVGKQNVAVMAESTPLENIETGETSKSCRYFKAIVLEDHTAEGINETIKESLAESSIVFTDQSTSYVDISQLVEIHISEKSSKETTKDTLRWVHIFISNAKRNLLGNYHKIKRKNLQLYLNEFVYKLNRRYFEDKLFDRLVIASITGV
- a CDS encoding type VI secretion system Vgr family protein is translated as MEKNGNSEAIFFKPQKFTPENNADGIKENHHAGINRLVKLSVVIDGQIIKHYKHFKLSQSARGHHSFELTLAHDALGERQNHQLEQANQFLGNRLTVKIMHKDIENSPERVFVGVITGVGFSQQGHTLGNVVLKGFSPTILLDAAPHTQSFGGDAPVNMGIIADRVIKQGIGSGYDVRVDGKASSQILYSAQYEETHYNYLARMAEAYGEQFFYDGEVLHFGNMPPQNKAIELIYGSNVSDINVELKAVHIKPSFYGYNSSSHAKLTSGETLIKHKSDLAKTSYEKNKGIFKTPSLQVAPIKANTDMDVVNSQTSAAGSKAVEVFTVSGGTTVPFLYPGCVADLKMRKTDSNQTSYFTRVMMTEVTHEIDTLGHYTGTFEAIAADTGYMPRPNFTTPIAQPQVATVISNADPSGQGRVTVRFDWQMHDTTNFIRMMSPDAGGTDQVSQNRGYVAIPEVGDQVMIGFVHNHPDRPFVMGGMFHGQVGLGGGADNRVKSIQTRSGHRIVFTEDESIIITDKSGNEIHLDTTGSNINITAPETMTLNCKNMNINVGENMTAFVGNNQSTTVGQNQTNSVGMNQTESVGMMKNLSVGASFMTNVVGNLMEFVKGNRESKAKEVKEQSKMRQIISQENNDIHSKKTFNNNSGENSKIH
- a CDS encoding C1 family peptidase — encoded protein: MSIIRITEGEYRTEIEGGWTVFTDEFEAYAGTVSHFTAERETMFGIPDKAPKFIDNAYIPAVLINEGSDILYDIKNKDNHYWNLSVLLEENFRKPIVKQLKFKTPDPIIPVRFNIVKGNNLANDKDGGHITAKVYNSKGNKIETQVFKDLNYGGHFDFSWDKTKDIFQIQFFADDNDDFFNGGFENVLCGIFEIYKSDCQVCGEWEIIASVVPQYKYEGYQTDCHVATHAQLKSMGYKEGFPRYQISKAIRDKNKNFIKLEYNKEEFIKGGNYIKQALKQEIPVTVGIDNHQQITPGNPDLTTDHFVVIVGMGTDEKGNYFNFYDNADRDVGTSSQNKLYCVCKENKLEGHADPESGYLKGSVYTITSIRTSIKI